Proteins encoded by one window of Chondromyces crocatus:
- a CDS encoding lysophospholipid acyltransferase family protein encodes MSLLIDPAIAARVDRIELPFNRFGVDPYGVAKEHVARFMTLLHHLYHHYFTVGLVGTEHVPPRGRGMLVGNHSGGVAVDGAMVIASCFFDKDPPRLAQGMAEKFIARFPFASLWSSRTGQFTGLPEQAAHLLEDERLLMVFPEGSRGTAKLYSERNSLVQFGTGFMRLALKTQSPIIPFGFVGGGEAVPTIANAYRLGRLLGVPYIPVTPWLAPIPLPVRVELTYGEPMIFSGTGTEEDEVIQGYVDQVKQKIADLMEEGQRRRRDEASARPRGAEEWA; translated from the coding sequence GTGTCTCTGCTGATCGACCCAGCCATCGCGGCGCGCGTGGACCGCATCGAGCTCCCCTTCAACCGCTTCGGCGTCGATCCTTACGGCGTCGCGAAGGAGCACGTCGCGCGCTTCATGACGCTGCTCCACCACCTGTACCACCACTACTTCACCGTAGGCCTGGTGGGGACCGAGCATGTCCCTCCCCGCGGCCGCGGGATGCTCGTGGGCAATCACTCGGGCGGGGTGGCTGTCGACGGTGCGATGGTGATCGCGTCGTGCTTCTTCGACAAGGATCCTCCGCGCTTGGCGCAGGGGATGGCCGAGAAGTTCATCGCGCGATTCCCCTTTGCCTCGCTCTGGTCGAGCCGCACCGGTCAGTTCACGGGCCTACCGGAGCAGGCTGCGCATTTGCTGGAGGACGAGCGGCTCCTCATGGTGTTCCCCGAAGGCTCGCGCGGGACGGCGAAGCTCTACAGCGAGCGCAACAGCCTGGTGCAGTTCGGAACAGGCTTCATGCGTCTCGCGCTCAAGACCCAGTCACCCATCATCCCCTTCGGCTTCGTGGGAGGTGGAGAAGCCGTACCCACGATCGCCAACGCGTACAGATTGGGTCGACTGCTCGGCGTTCCCTACATCCCCGTCACCCCTTGGCTGGCGCCCATCCCGCTGCCGGTGCGGGTGGAGCTCACGTACGGTGAGCCGATGATCTTCAGCGGAACAGGCACAGAAGAGGACGAAGTGATTCAGGGCTACGTGGACCAGGTGAAGCAGAAGATCGCGGACCTCATGGAGGAAGGGCAGCGGAGACGGAGGGACGAAGCCTCGGCCCGCCCGAGGGGAGCGGAGGAGTGGGCGTGA
- a CDS encoding OmpA family protein: MTRLSLGAALFFISSTAVAQSAPPAEPAAPPPEAPEPWLPFRGELDLYAAGTIRVGSELGGSLAERGGVQLGFAALIGPQYGKFVGGLGYERSFLHSQRYDEQASGSFSDVTRGLDALWFQGRIYPVEGELGSLFLHLGIGPTWQRLSASTAGVTQGADGLLQPTVSSCSAHGSAGLGLRAGLGGILWAGEHLGFHGMVGIDHQRHQSGVLDGCAPGIGAATFFGARAGITFSEGRRKKEAPPPEPPPAVPDTDGDGILDNVDACPKQPGVPSDIPSKHGCPPPADRDGDQISDDLDACPDVAGVPNQDPRKNGCPPPPDRDGDQISDAEDACPDAPGVATQDPATHGCPPDTDGDGIRDDKDACPQEKGLPNEDPAKHGCPLVQFTEKEIIISQQVQFEVDRALIRSESNGLLDEVANVIKQHPEILKLEVQGHTDNSGQAIRNKLLSQARADAVKKALVQRGVDAKQLIAKGYGDTQPLTDNSTDANKAKNRRVQFTITEKKQP; this comes from the coding sequence GTGACCAGGCTCTCGCTCGGTGCCGCCCTCTTCTTCATCTCCTCGACCGCAGTGGCCCAGAGCGCACCTCCGGCCGAGCCTGCCGCTCCGCCCCCTGAAGCGCCGGAGCCCTGGCTGCCATTTCGCGGGGAACTCGATCTCTACGCGGCCGGCACGATCCGGGTCGGCTCGGAGCTGGGAGGGAGCCTCGCAGAACGCGGAGGCGTCCAGCTCGGCTTTGCCGCTCTGATCGGTCCGCAGTACGGCAAGTTCGTGGGCGGCCTCGGATACGAGCGTTCGTTCCTCCACAGCCAGCGCTATGACGAGCAGGCCAGCGGCTCTTTCTCGGATGTAACCCGTGGCCTCGACGCGCTCTGGTTTCAGGGTCGCATCTATCCGGTCGAAGGCGAGCTCGGGTCCCTCTTTCTCCATCTCGGCATCGGGCCTACCTGGCAGCGCCTCTCGGCCTCCACCGCGGGCGTCACCCAAGGAGCCGATGGCTTGCTCCAGCCAACCGTCTCTTCTTGCTCGGCCCACGGCTCTGCCGGCCTCGGCCTGCGGGCCGGCCTCGGCGGGATTTTGTGGGCGGGGGAGCACCTGGGCTTCCACGGCATGGTGGGCATCGATCACCAGCGGCATCAGAGCGGCGTGCTGGACGGCTGCGCACCCGGCATCGGGGCTGCGACGTTCTTCGGCGCGCGTGCAGGAATCACCTTCTCCGAAGGGAGACGAAAGAAGGAGGCTCCTCCTCCGGAGCCGCCCCCCGCCGTACCCGACACCGACGGAGACGGCATCCTCGACAATGTCGACGCCTGCCCCAAGCAGCCTGGAGTGCCCAGCGACATCCCGTCGAAACACGGCTGCCCTCCGCCTGCCGATCGAGACGGCGACCAGATCAGCGACGATCTCGATGCCTGCCCCGATGTTGCAGGTGTCCCGAACCAGGATCCTCGCAAGAACGGCTGCCCGCCGCCGCCCGATCGGGACGGCGATCAGATCAGCGACGCCGAGGATGCCTGCCCCGACGCACCTGGCGTAGCTACCCAAGATCCTGCAACCCACGGTTGCCCGCCCGACACCGACGGCGACGGCATCCGTGACGACAAGGATGCTTGCCCGCAGGAGAAGGGGCTCCCGAACGAAGATCCGGCCAAGCACGGCTGCCCCTTGGTGCAGTTCACGGAGAAGGAGATCATCATCTCCCAGCAGGTCCAGTTCGAGGTGGATCGCGCGCTCATCCGATCCGAAAGCAATGGTCTGCTCGACGAAGTCGCCAACGTCATCAAGCAGCACCCCGAGATTCTCAAGCTCGAGGTTCAGGGCCACACGGACAACTCGGGCCAGGCCATACGCAACAAGCTCCTGTCCCAGGCACGTGCAGATGCCGTGAAGAAGGCCCTCGTCCAGCGAGGTGTCGATGCCAAGCAGCTCATCGCCAAGGGTTATGGCGACACGCAGCCGCTCACAGACAACAGCACCGACGCCAACAAGGCGAAGAACCGTCGCGTGCAGTTCACGATCACGGAGAAGAAGCAGCCCTGA
- a CDS encoding serine/threonine-protein kinase, which produces MYPEPVLLRAGRYETLRPIASGGMATVYLGRALGGGGFERLVAIKVLHPHVSSEPEFVAMFLDEARLAAQIHHPNVVATLDLVQDPLFLVMEYVEGPSLYALLRACKKHQHPLPLGIGLRIFVDMLAGLHAAHELTDVSGLPLRLVHRDVSPQNVLVGADGISRITDFGVARAESRISTTRGGALKGKLGYMSPEQVRAQAVDRRSDVYAAGAVLWEILTGERLFKADNEAAMITQILTGSPLNPRSEAPDVPEALDVACMHALTNDANRRYATAAAFAEAIEQAVAMSPGITIASSRAVGALVKGLGLHQLGQSDTAAQRGAVRDVAGVGNPFATPLPLGSGSFQTPSPGSSSPAQLQATPLPRQALASLADVLEPQSATTGVGGVVAEPSPRKLMGRSTWIAVGVAGALSAAVGAVILTRGEEPPESTPASEPSPVLSSSAASQQDPPMTAVSDATPDAGAAPSVEDPSALVEPSPSSTASAATPPRSTPRTTTRPQPRVPSKPRTPSGSPTTFRPTEL; this is translated from the coding sequence GTGTACCCTGAGCCCGTGCTCCTGCGGGCAGGTCGCTACGAGACCCTGCGCCCGATCGCGTCAGGCGGGATGGCGACCGTGTATCTCGGCCGTGCGCTCGGCGGCGGCGGGTTCGAGCGCCTCGTGGCGATCAAGGTGCTCCACCCGCACGTGAGCTCCGAGCCCGAGTTCGTGGCGATGTTCCTCGATGAGGCGCGGCTGGCTGCCCAGATCCACCACCCCAACGTGGTGGCGACCCTGGATCTCGTCCAGGATCCCCTGTTTCTGGTCATGGAGTACGTCGAGGGCCCTTCGCTCTATGCCCTTCTGCGGGCGTGCAAAAAGCATCAGCACCCTCTCCCCCTCGGGATCGGTCTCCGGATCTTCGTCGACATGCTCGCTGGCCTCCACGCCGCCCACGAACTCACCGACGTGAGCGGCCTGCCGCTACGCCTCGTCCACCGCGACGTGTCGCCACAGAACGTGCTCGTCGGCGCAGACGGCATCTCGCGGATCACCGACTTCGGTGTGGCACGTGCAGAATCACGGATCAGCACGACGCGCGGCGGAGCGCTGAAGGGCAAACTCGGCTACATGTCGCCCGAGCAGGTTCGTGCCCAGGCCGTCGATCGGCGCAGCGATGTCTACGCTGCAGGCGCAGTACTCTGGGAGATCCTCACGGGGGAGCGGCTCTTCAAGGCCGACAACGAGGCCGCGATGATCACCCAGATCCTCACCGGCTCCCCGCTGAACCCGCGTTCCGAAGCTCCCGATGTCCCGGAGGCGCTCGACGTCGCCTGCATGCATGCGCTCACCAACGACGCGAACCGACGCTATGCGACGGCTGCAGCGTTCGCGGAGGCCATCGAGCAAGCCGTAGCCATGTCTCCTGGCATCACCATCGCCTCGAGCCGGGCAGTGGGCGCCCTGGTGAAAGGGCTCGGGCTGCACCAGCTCGGCCAAAGCGACACAGCGGCACAGAGGGGGGCGGTGCGTGACGTCGCAGGCGTGGGGAACCCGTTCGCCACCCCCCTGCCCCTCGGCTCGGGTTCCTTTCAGACGCCTTCTCCCGGAAGCAGCTCTCCTGCTCAGCTGCAAGCCACACCGCTGCCGCGGCAGGCGCTCGCCTCGCTCGCAGACGTGCTCGAACCCCAGAGCGCGACGACAGGTGTGGGAGGCGTCGTGGCAGAGCCGTCTCCACGCAAGCTCATGGGCCGCTCCACGTGGATCGCCGTGGGCGTCGCCGGCGCGCTGAGTGCAGCGGTCGGAGCGGTCATCCTGACCCGTGGAGAGGAACCACCGGAAAGCACGCCAGCCTCAGAACCAAGCCCTGTCTTGTCCTCCAGCGCGGCTTCCCAGCAGGATCCTCCGATGACGGCGGTGTCAGACGCGACCCCAGACGCTGGAGCGGCCCCCTCCGTGGAAGACCCCAGCGCGCTCGTCGAGCCCTCTCCGTCGAGCACAGCGTCTGCCGCGACACCGCCCCGCAGCACACCACGAACCACAACGCGCCCTCAGCCACGAGTACCATCCAAGCCACGCACTCCCAGCGGAAGTCCCACCACGTTCAGGCCAACGGAACTCTGA
- a CDS encoding HEAT repeat domain-containing protein yields MRAEAGRGSGATGGGKAHAENTARSSQLVRGGMALLAALASIIAPAEAQAQVQATSGESSTHAHGSGASLRANVGVAVAQSLLSSSDPPTRLRGITRLGALGTPEAIDQLLEALEQGSSLGRDPRARLEAVRVLAAHTQRDPVRQLLTRELNEGAGAPGRGAASPLSELIRETAALALSRAGDKRSISVLTSAIVQGGAPGAAAERALRAHPPSSIDLIVGNKKLPPLELTRFLGDLGDLRAVERLRRGLAGADVAAQLASGLALAKLGDEVALEPARGWLRKSEPRTLSVAAEILVHLGAREAPGAVGALLRGETTHLEGLRLAEMLPSPSLAPLLVQVLPGLPEEERPRAVTVLGRTGGPAAIKALRALLVQSPLASAAAFALAGMPGEPAKTTLATLLAEANQGNDRAYRRLLLRASILRALLLNDPPAGLEEHLRPMLAPSASPADRAVAAFGLSAMGSSVLAEMARACSSSGASARSSDGPSSSARSRPRVDRACDPPVLQAAARGALARGATALEPLGALLEELTTAGISAQHPTEDLDEPPTRVTLTAGLALLNAPDGGAVPTSQLSAWAEAGGALAPLAARALASRDDKVVRRTLDRLLEGSDPVVRAHVALGLGRAPEPDSISLLTTAYRFEEDPYVRRALIRGISRRTEAQRHATLVLAHDLDPDPSVRSLARAALEGRPLDHPASPLATGVLWITVVPNDPGATTQISERAGRVVRPDGLALPVATDPDGTLLVPGVPPGPGAVTLASAVASGEPKTR; encoded by the coding sequence ATGCGCGCTGAGGCTGGCCGCGGCTCCGGGGCGACTGGAGGGGGAAAAGCGCATGCGGAGAACACCGCTCGGTCGAGCCAGCTCGTCCGAGGTGGGATGGCGCTCCTCGCCGCGCTTGCTTCCATCATCGCCCCCGCGGAAGCGCAGGCCCAGGTCCAGGCAACCTCTGGAGAATCGTCAACCCATGCGCACGGAAGCGGCGCATCGCTTCGCGCCAATGTCGGCGTGGCGGTGGCGCAGTCGCTGCTTTCCTCGTCGGACCCGCCGACGCGGTTGCGTGGCATCACGCGCCTGGGCGCCCTCGGAACACCGGAGGCCATCGACCAGCTCCTCGAAGCGCTGGAGCAAGGCTCCTCGCTGGGACGAGATCCCCGCGCCCGCCTCGAAGCCGTACGCGTGCTCGCCGCCCACACGCAGCGCGATCCGGTCCGCCAGCTCCTCACCCGAGAGCTCAACGAGGGGGCAGGAGCGCCTGGACGAGGCGCGGCGTCGCCGCTCTCCGAGCTGATACGCGAGACGGCGGCTCTGGCGCTCTCCCGTGCGGGTGACAAGCGCTCCATTTCCGTGCTGACCAGCGCCATCGTTCAAGGAGGCGCGCCGGGCGCCGCAGCAGAACGCGCGCTTCGCGCTCATCCTCCTTCTTCCATCGATCTCATCGTCGGCAACAAGAAGCTGCCCCCGCTCGAACTCACACGCTTTCTCGGTGATCTCGGTGACCTCCGTGCCGTCGAACGGCTTCGCCGAGGGCTCGCGGGGGCGGACGTCGCGGCGCAGCTCGCGTCCGGCCTCGCGCTGGCCAAGCTCGGAGATGAGGTGGCGCTCGAGCCGGCGCGCGGCTGGCTGCGCAAGAGCGAGCCCAGGACGCTCTCCGTCGCTGCAGAGATCCTCGTGCACTTGGGGGCTCGCGAAGCACCTGGCGCGGTCGGGGCTCTCCTCCGCGGGGAGACGACTCACCTGGAGGGACTCAGGCTCGCCGAGATGCTGCCTTCTCCCTCTCTCGCGCCGCTGCTCGTCCAGGTGCTTCCAGGACTCCCCGAAGAGGAGCGGCCCCGCGCCGTGACCGTACTGGGACGCACCGGCGGGCCCGCCGCGATCAAGGCCTTGCGAGCACTGCTCGTCCAGTCTCCGCTCGCCAGCGCCGCCGCGTTCGCGCTCGCGGGAATGCCGGGCGAGCCAGCAAAAACGACCCTGGCGACACTCCTCGCCGAAGCGAACCAAGGGAACGACCGCGCGTACAGAAGGCTACTGCTGCGAGCATCCATCCTTCGTGCGCTGCTCTTGAATGATCCGCCTGCGGGGCTCGAAGAGCACCTTCGGCCGATGCTCGCGCCTTCCGCCAGTCCAGCTGATCGAGCTGTCGCTGCGTTCGGCCTCTCCGCGATGGGATCTTCGGTGCTCGCGGAGATGGCACGAGCCTGTTCATCCTCGGGGGCTTCCGCGCGGTCGAGCGACGGACCTTCTTCCAGCGCTCGCTCTCGTCCCCGGGTGGACCGCGCCTGTGATCCTCCGGTACTTCAAGCTGCAGCCCGCGGAGCGCTCGCGCGGGGGGCCACGGCCCTCGAGCCCCTCGGGGCGTTGCTCGAGGAGCTCACGACCGCAGGCATTTCCGCCCAGCATCCCACCGAAGATCTCGATGAACCCCCGACGCGGGTGACCCTCACTGCAGGGCTCGCGCTCCTGAACGCGCCCGATGGCGGAGCGGTTCCCACGTCGCAGCTCTCCGCCTGGGCCGAGGCTGGTGGGGCCTTGGCTCCCCTCGCTGCGCGCGCGCTCGCCAGCCGCGACGACAAGGTCGTTCGACGTACCCTGGATCGCCTCCTCGAGGGCAGCGATCCCGTCGTCCGCGCCCACGTCGCGCTCGGTCTTGGACGCGCCCCGGAGCCCGACAGCATCTCGCTCCTCACCACAGCCTACCGGTTCGAAGAGGACCCCTATGTCCGCAGGGCGTTGATCCGCGGCATCTCGCGGCGGACGGAAGCCCAGCGCCACGCCACCCTGGTGCTGGCGCACGACCTCGATCCGGACCCCTCCGTTCGTTCCCTCGCGCGCGCAGCGCTCGAAGGACGCCCCCTCGACCACCCCGCGTCTCCGCTGGCCACTGGCGTTCTCTGGATCACTGTCGTCCCCAACGATCCGGGCGCGACCACCCAGATCTCGGAGCGCGCCGGCCGCGTCGTTCGCCCTGATGGACTTGCTCTCCCGGTGGCCACCGATCCTGACGGCACGCTGCTCGTGCCTGGTGTGCCACCTGGACCGGGAGCGGTCACCCTTGCGTCGGCGGTGGCGTCGGGTGAGCCTAAGACGAGATGA
- a CDS encoding tetratricopeptide repeat protein: MRPRSRILLLASVLSAVVAPTAAAADKLSPTQKFAAAQDMADNGKCEEALPIFRETLKTTQSPNARLYVARCLLALGHLPEAYDEMSATLRDASARADTEPRYAPTRDSAAAELVQIERRVGRLIIAVANPPPGVAVFLDGNEVPQNRVGYPIAVMPGRSSVTVTAPDREPMTRKLAVGAGEIKTVAVALKSVDERGEPSPSSISETTSEPEADTGRRGGGVRIAGYAVAGLGVAGMALFGVTGMMAQSKFKSLEEECGGVRCTDAKYADTVDSGKTLDLLANIGLIAGASALTIGGAMILFGGPSSEVEATAKSQQRPRKALPTTTATAGFSLTPQSASVRCAFTF; the protein is encoded by the coding sequence ATGCGCCCTCGCTCTCGGATTTTGCTGCTGGCTTCGGTGCTCAGCGCGGTCGTCGCTCCGACTGCCGCTGCAGCCGACAAGCTGTCGCCGACCCAAAAATTCGCGGCAGCTCAGGATATGGCCGACAACGGGAAGTGCGAAGAGGCGCTGCCAATCTTCCGGGAGACCCTCAAGACCACACAGAGCCCCAACGCTCGCCTGTATGTCGCACGCTGTCTCCTCGCGCTGGGGCACCTGCCGGAAGCTTACGACGAGATGTCCGCCACGCTGCGCGATGCTTCGGCGCGTGCAGATACGGAACCCAGGTACGCGCCAACGCGTGACTCCGCAGCGGCAGAGCTGGTTCAGATCGAGCGACGTGTCGGACGCTTGATCATCGCCGTGGCCAATCCACCACCGGGGGTGGCGGTGTTCCTCGATGGCAACGAAGTGCCCCAGAACCGGGTGGGGTACCCCATCGCCGTCATGCCAGGACGGAGTTCGGTGACCGTGACCGCGCCTGATCGAGAACCGATGACGCGCAAGCTGGCCGTCGGGGCGGGCGAGATCAAGACCGTGGCCGTGGCCCTCAAGAGCGTCGATGAACGTGGTGAGCCGTCGCCGTCGTCGATCTCAGAAACGACATCAGAGCCCGAAGCGGACACAGGCCGTAGGGGTGGCGGGGTGCGCATCGCCGGCTACGCCGTGGCTGGGCTCGGCGTCGCTGGGATGGCGCTGTTCGGGGTGACCGGCATGATGGCGCAGAGCAAGTTCAAATCCCTCGAAGAGGAATGTGGTGGAGTCCGCTGCACCGACGCGAAGTACGCGGACACGGTGGACAGCGGCAAGACCCTGGATCTGCTGGCCAATATCGGACTCATCGCTGGCGCCTCTGCGCTGACCATCGGTGGAGCGATGATCCTCTTCGGCGGCCCCTCTTCCGAGGTCGAAGCCACCGCCAAGTCGCAGCAGCGTCCTCGGAAAGCCCTCCCCACGACGACCGCAACGGCCGGATTTTCCCTGACACCGCAAAGCGCCTCCGTTCGCTGCGCGTTCACCTTCTGA
- a CDS encoding radical SAM protein, protein MSADKAWGLLQRVADLGPEPSPFKPRWSDKPIPRTKQRTKPTLGWPRETDSLCPRCVKEARSEILSGRADWTKLLTDKPGEIKARIVQRGSTIVMEKTCPEHGDFSDVISIDAAFLSRIEGLFGGRDVEMTPDRIHNHGSSTIRYGRGSVLTVDLTNRCNMMCDPCFMDANQVGYVHELSWEEIKQILDDAAEVRPRRQLSVQFSGGEPTMSPHFLDAIRYAREKGYFAVQCATNGLRFAQEPGFAKQAKEAGLRMAYLQFDGVTNSANSHRKIRNLYDVKLRAIEELAAAKIDVILVVTIVNGVNNDQVGPIIEFAIENADKVTVVSFQPVSFTGRDEDISDELRSKQRYTLSHLAHDVAKQTGKTDPLRDWFPLSALSPFGDVTDLLDGPDRDWGTLNCGCHPNCGIGTILFVNKRTKEMIPLLDFLNVDGLLADLRTIFDRGRGRKLTLAQLGTAILRHYRPEKAPSGFHLPTLLKQFLSQTGAAHSGEADASQYEWRVLFVAGMWFQDLFNYDFRRTEMCIIPYGTQMGEISFCAYNTGAGWRNILEKMKANATVAEWYRRYGRHPVYAKNKDLSLPEFPAPLTIKEHELAIEERAQSQPSAPRPKLKHLPVIG, encoded by the coding sequence GTGTCGGCAGACAAGGCCTGGGGGTTGCTGCAGCGCGTCGCCGACCTGGGTCCCGAGCCGTCACCGTTCAAGCCACGCTGGAGCGACAAGCCGATCCCGCGCACGAAGCAGCGGACGAAGCCCACGCTGGGCTGGCCGCGAGAGACCGATAGCCTTTGCCCGCGCTGTGTGAAGGAGGCGCGCTCGGAAATTCTGAGCGGACGCGCCGACTGGACGAAACTCCTGACCGACAAGCCAGGCGAGATCAAAGCGCGCATCGTGCAGCGGGGCAGCACGATCGTGATGGAAAAGACGTGCCCAGAGCACGGAGACTTCTCCGACGTCATCTCCATCGACGCAGCCTTCCTGTCGCGCATCGAGGGCCTCTTCGGCGGCCGCGACGTGGAGATGACGCCGGATCGGATCCACAACCACGGGTCCAGCACCATCCGCTATGGCCGCGGCTCCGTCTTGACCGTGGACCTGACCAACCGCTGCAACATGATGTGCGATCCGTGCTTCATGGACGCGAATCAGGTCGGGTACGTCCACGAGCTGTCGTGGGAGGAGATCAAGCAGATCCTCGACGATGCCGCCGAAGTGCGGCCGCGGCGGCAGCTGTCGGTCCAGTTCTCCGGCGGCGAACCGACGATGAGCCCCCACTTTCTGGATGCGATCCGTTATGCCCGTGAGAAGGGGTATTTCGCCGTCCAGTGCGCGACGAACGGACTGCGCTTCGCTCAGGAGCCCGGCTTTGCGAAACAAGCAAAGGAGGCGGGGCTGCGAATGGCCTACCTCCAGTTCGACGGTGTGACCAACTCGGCGAACAGTCACCGGAAGATCCGCAACCTGTACGACGTCAAGCTTCGCGCGATCGAGGAGCTGGCGGCAGCGAAGATCGACGTGATCCTGGTGGTCACCATCGTCAACGGGGTCAACAACGATCAAGTCGGGCCCATCATCGAGTTCGCCATCGAGAATGCCGACAAAGTCACGGTGGTGAGCTTCCAGCCCGTGAGCTTCACCGGACGGGATGAAGACATCTCCGACGAGCTGCGAAGCAAGCAGCGCTACACCCTGAGCCACCTGGCTCACGACGTGGCCAAGCAGACCGGGAAGACCGACCCACTGCGCGACTGGTTCCCTCTCTCGGCACTGAGCCCGTTCGGAGATGTGACCGATCTCCTCGACGGTCCCGATCGCGACTGGGGAACACTCAACTGCGGTTGCCATCCCAACTGCGGCATCGGGACGATCCTCTTCGTCAACAAGCGGACGAAGGAGATGATCCCTCTGCTCGATTTCCTGAATGTCGATGGCCTGCTCGCCGATCTCCGGACCATTTTCGACCGGGGGCGCGGTCGCAAGCTCACCCTGGCGCAGCTGGGCACGGCGATCCTGCGTCACTACCGTCCCGAGAAGGCGCCCTCCGGGTTCCACCTGCCCACCTTGCTCAAGCAGTTCCTGAGTCAGACAGGAGCCGCGCACTCAGGAGAAGCCGACGCCAGCCAGTACGAGTGGCGGGTCCTCTTCGTGGCCGGGATGTGGTTCCAGGATCTGTTCAACTACGACTTCCGGCGCACGGAGATGTGCATCATCCCCTACGGGACCCAGATGGGAGAGATCAGCTTCTGCGCCTACAATACGGGCGCTGGCTGGCGGAACATCCTGGAGAAGATGAAAGCGAACGCCACAGTCGCCGAGTGGTACCGGCGCTATGGTCGGCATCCTGTCTACGCCAAGAACAAGGATCTCTCGCTGCCGGAGTTCCCGGCCCCCTTGACCATCAAAGAGCATGAGCTCGCCATCGAGGAGCGGGCCCAGAGCCAGCCCAGTGCCCCGAGACCGAAGCTCAAGCACCTACCCGTCATCGGTTGA
- a CDS encoding SDR family oxidoreductase produces the protein MRVLVTGITGRLGQTVAHRLLEHGHEVIGIDRRPWDDVPAGIEMHNVDLRKRAAEEVFRKSRPQAVVHMATVTHLIERSEERYRINLGGTRVVFENARQCGVEHVIFVGRHTYYGAAADSPLYHKEEEPPMAVNTFPELADLVAADLYAGTALWRFPELCTTVLRIVYTLGPTGQGTLATFLRGPYVPTMLGFDPLFHFMHEEDVATAICLSVERRIRGVYNVSGPQPVPLSVLIRATGRSHVPLPELLFRAALGRFGLPRLPEGALSHIKFPIVVDSAAFRAATGFQHQIDEARSMGEYRDAFPIL, from the coding sequence GTGAGGGTCCTCGTCACAGGCATCACCGGGCGTCTCGGTCAGACTGTCGCTCATCGCCTCCTCGAGCATGGTCACGAGGTCATCGGCATCGATCGGAGGCCCTGGGACGATGTCCCGGCCGGCATCGAGATGCACAATGTCGATCTTCGAAAGCGCGCTGCGGAGGAGGTGTTCCGCAAGAGCCGACCGCAGGCGGTCGTGCACATGGCGACCGTCACCCACCTGATCGAGCGCAGCGAGGAGCGGTACCGGATCAACCTGGGAGGGACACGGGTCGTCTTCGAAAACGCGCGCCAGTGCGGTGTCGAGCACGTCATCTTCGTTGGACGACATACGTACTACGGCGCTGCTGCGGATTCGCCGCTGTACCACAAGGAAGAGGAGCCGCCGATGGCGGTGAACACCTTCCCTGAGCTGGCTGATCTGGTCGCTGCGGACCTGTATGCGGGGACGGCCTTGTGGCGGTTCCCCGAGCTCTGCACGACCGTGTTGAGGATCGTCTACACGCTGGGGCCGACAGGGCAGGGGACGCTGGCCACCTTTCTGCGAGGGCCGTACGTCCCCACCATGCTGGGGTTCGATCCCCTCTTCCACTTCATGCACGAAGAAGATGTCGCGACAGCCATCTGCCTCTCCGTCGAGCGGCGCATCCGGGGCGTGTACAACGTATCCGGACCGCAGCCCGTCCCGCTCTCCGTGCTCATTCGGGCCACGGGACGCTCGCATGTCCCTCTGCCCGAGCTGCTCTTCAGAGCCGCGCTGGGGCGGTTCGGTCTCCCTCGTCTGCCCGAGGGCGCGCTCAGCCACATCAAGTTCCCCATCGTGGTGGACAGCGCCGCCTTCCGAGCGGCCACGGGCTTCCAGCACCAGATCGACGAAGCGCGGTCCATGGGTGAGTACCGGGACGCTTTCCCGATCCTCTGA